The Gammaproteobacteria bacterium genome includes a region encoding these proteins:
- a CDS encoding DUF3488 and transglutaminase-like domain-containing protein, whose product MNKHNKLNRQPLLLLWFSFLLTALPHLSQLTFWLWPLLLVSGLLRYLQYKKQPWAQARSLRLLLVVAVTALVISSTQGVFGREAGITLLIAMIALKFLESQQRRDGVLIVLLTYFLASSHFLYRQDLNISLYLLPVLLCNSAALMSLYNPQQNWRPRLKLLFSLSLQALPIMFLLFLLFPRISGPLWGLSNSENRASSGLSESMSPGNISQLTRSAKTVFRVNFATTIPKPQQRYWRGPILWHFDGHTWRAGNNRPWTKTQLEQLADPIDYQLALEPHYKKWLLALDITPHAPAGTRLNGNAQLLSQKSIQQAHQYTLRSYLSYRLDLQLPAWQKTLALQLPQQLNPKTAALARSWQKISLDPNILVKSALNYFNQQNFYYTLRPPPLRGEHEIDDFLFNSRRGFCEHYASSFVVLMRSIGIPARVVTGYMGGSMNQLGNYLIVRQWDAHAWAEVWLEGKGWQRVDPTAAVAPERVEEGIDAALSAEERLSLGGRQSGLFKQLNFFWDSMNHHWNRWVVGYDLNQQQHFLAKLGLKNSSDAVLALSLGISTLLALLSLWFLRQQRRQKQPLSLKAYALLRKKAAKAGVISPLNEGPQHFQQRLCQAFPKQQDELEQLLRIFIRLRYQKERSGKDAKRFYQQVKKLRLKR is encoded by the coding sequence ATGAATAAGCACAACAAACTCAACCGTCAACCATTGCTGCTGCTCTGGTTTAGCTTCCTGCTCACCGCTCTACCTCATCTAAGCCAGCTCACGTTTTGGCTCTGGCCACTGCTGCTGGTCAGCGGTCTGCTACGTTACCTGCAATATAAAAAACAGCCATGGGCGCAAGCAAGAAGCCTGCGCCTTTTGTTGGTCGTGGCTGTAACAGCCTTGGTGATCAGCAGCACTCAGGGTGTCTTTGGACGAGAGGCAGGCATTACCTTGTTGATCGCCATGATCGCGCTGAAATTTTTAGAGAGTCAACAGCGCCGCGATGGGGTTTTGATCGTACTGCTGACCTATTTTCTCGCCAGCAGCCACTTTCTCTATCGACAAGATCTGAACATCAGCCTCTATTTGTTGCCCGTGCTGCTCTGCAACAGCGCCGCCCTAATGAGCCTCTACAACCCCCAACAGAACTGGCGACCTCGGCTTAAACTGCTGTTCAGCTTAAGCCTGCAAGCGCTGCCCATTATGTTTCTGCTGTTTCTGCTCTTTCCGCGCATTTCAGGGCCTTTATGGGGACTCTCCAACAGTGAAAACCGCGCCAGCAGTGGTCTAAGTGAAAGCATGTCACCTGGCAACATCAGCCAACTGACCCGCTCGGCAAAAACCGTTTTTCGGGTCAACTTTGCCACCACGATCCCCAAACCCCAGCAACGCTACTGGCGCGGGCCGATTTTATGGCACTTTGATGGCCACACGTGGCGCGCGGGAAACAACAGGCCTTGGACAAAAACTCAACTGGAGCAGCTCGCCGATCCCATCGACTATCAACTGGCGTTGGAACCTCATTATAAAAAATGGCTACTGGCTCTCGACATCACCCCACACGCACCGGCAGGCACACGGCTCAATGGCAACGCCCAACTGCTAAGCCAAAAAAGCATCCAGCAAGCGCATCAATACACCCTGCGCAGCTACCTCAGTTATCGACTGGATCTGCAACTGCCCGCTTGGCAAAAAACCTTGGCACTGCAACTGCCGCAACAGCTCAACCCAAAAACCGCCGCACTGGCACGCTCGTGGCAAAAGATCAGCTTGGATCCCAACATCTTGGTAAAAAGCGCATTGAACTATTTTAACCAGCAAAATTTTTATTACACTCTGCGCCCACCGCCCCTACGCGGTGAGCATGAGATTGATGATTTTCTCTTCAACAGCCGCCGTGGGTTTTGTGAACACTACGCCAGCAGTTTTGTGGTGCTGATGCGTTCCATTGGCATTCCTGCGCGGGTGGTCACCGGCTACATGGGCGGCAGCATGAACCAACTGGGCAATTATCTGATCGTGCGCCAGTGGGATGCCCACGCTTGGGCGGAGGTCTGGCTGGAGGGAAAAGGCTGGCAGCGCGTCGATCCTACCGCCGCTGTGGCACCGGAACGAGTCGAAGAGGGCATTGATGCGGCGCTTTCAGCAGAGGAGAGACTCTCACTGGGCGGGCGACAGAGTGGCCTGTTTAAGCAGCTAAACTTTTTTTGGGATTCGATGAATCATCATTGGAATCGTTGGGTAGTCGGTTACGATCTAAATCAGCAGCAGCACTTTCTGGCTAAGTTAGGCCTTAAAAACAGCTCCGATGCGGTACTTGCTTTGAGCCTCGGCATCAGCACTCTGTTGGCGCTGCTGAGCCTCTGGTTTTTACGCCAACAGCGCAGACAAAAACAGCCACTAAGCCTCAAAGCCTACGCCCTGTTGCGTAAAAAAGCCGCCAAAGCAGGTGTCATCTCACCCCTCAACGAAGGCCCTCAACACTTTCAACAGCGTCTCTGTCAGGCGTTTCCCAAACAACAAGATGAACTGGAGCAACTGTTAAGGATTTTTATTCGGTTACGCTACCAAAAAGAGCGCAGCGGCAAAGATGCAAAACGGTTCTATCAACAGGTAAAAAAATTACGTTTAAAACGCTAA
- a CDS encoding DUF1249 domain-containing protein, producing MIAESHLEFERQQGVARHSFNSLMDLYEKNYMQMRRLVPDLKHLDGGLVSKVEGCLDLHLEVLEQHKYTTILRLSYYFLDASGDFSRREPDMQIRIYHDARIAEVTSACLHRGLQARGPSRSRQGNWTLNRFLYKWLGFCLHRGHCFSG from the coding sequence GTGATCGCAGAGAGTCATTTGGAGTTTGAACGCCAACAGGGTGTGGCGCGTCATTCTTTTAACAGTTTGATGGATCTGTATGAAAAAAATTACATGCAGATGCGGCGTTTGGTGCCGGACTTGAAGCACTTGGACGGCGGATTGGTTTCCAAAGTGGAGGGCTGTCTTGATCTGCATCTGGAGGTGTTGGAGCAGCATAAATACACCACCATTTTGCGTCTCAGCTACTATTTTTTGGATGCGTCGGGTGATTTTTCACGTCGTGAACCGGACATGCAGATTCGCATCTACCACGATGCGCGCATTGCGGAAGTGACCAGCGCCTGCTTGCATCGTGGCTTGCAGGCGCGGGGGCCGTCTCGATCTCGACAGGGCAACTGGACGCTGAACCGTTTTTTGTACAAATGGCTGGGGTTTTGTCTGCATCGTGGCCACTGTTTTTCTGGCTGA
- the infA gene encoding translation initiation factor IF-1, producing the protein MAKEDHIEMEGTVIDTLPNTLFRVELENGHVVIAHISGKMRKHYIRILTGDKVTVQLTPYDLSKGRITYRSR; encoded by the coding sequence ATGGCAAAAGAAGATCATATCGAGATGGAAGGTACCGTGATTGATACCTTACCCAACACCCTGTTTCGAGTGGAACTGGAGAATGGGCATGTGGTTATCGCACACATCTCTGGCAAAATGCGCAAACATTACATTCGTATTCTTACCGGCGACAAAGTAACGGTTCAACTGACCCCCTATGATCTCAGCAAAGGTCGCATCACTTACCGTAGCCGTTAA
- the clpA gene encoding ATP-dependent Clp protease ATP-binding subunit ClpA, with translation MLSKDLEQTLNKAFKEAREKRYEFMTVEHLLLSLLDNASASGVLLACGAVIENLRRELVVFIDENTPLLDANDSRETQPTLGFQRVLQRAVFHVQSSGNKEVLGANALVAIFGEQESHAVYVLGEQNVSRLDVVNYISHGISKISEDESGEEDEAMPNSSEGSEKPRETSPLEKFATLLNKKAEQGKIDPLIGREEELERATQVLCRRRKNNPLLVGEAGVGKTAIAEGLAKKIVDGEVPDVLSDAKIYSLDLGSLVAGTKYRGDFEKRLKGILTQLKREPDAILFIDEIHTIIGAGSASGGVMDASNLIKPMLASGELKCIGSTTYQEYRGIFEKDHALARRFQKIDVPEPTEEETIKILHGLKSRFEEFHDIEYSNPALVSAVELSSKYINDRRLPDKAIDVIDEAGAYQRLQTLESRKKRIDVEEIEAIIAKIARIPAKTVSSSDLKVLENLERDLKMLVFGQDEAISALASSIKMSRSGLGNEDKPVANFLFAGPTGVGKTEVTRQLSKVLGIELIRFDMSEYMEAHTVSRLIGAPPGYVGYDQGGLLTEAVIKHPHAVLLLDEVEKAHPDVFNLLLQVMDHGTLTDNNGRESDFRNIILVMTTNAGAQAISRSTMGFMQQDHSSDGLEIIKRSFSPEFRNRLDSIIQFRSLDRRTISHVVDKFIIELEAQLEQKQVLLSIDEEARDWLAENGFDAKMGARPMARVIQEHIKKPLANELLFGGLTEGGRVKISLAGDKLAIEVLKEAVIDNADS, from the coding sequence CTGGCCTGTGGTGCGGTGATAGAAAATTTACGCCGCGAGTTGGTGGTGTTTATTGATGAAAACACCCCGCTGCTGGATGCCAATGACAGTCGAGAGACCCAACCGACCTTGGGCTTTCAGCGTGTTTTGCAACGGGCGGTGTTTCATGTGCAATCCTCTGGCAACAAAGAGGTGTTGGGCGCGAACGCTCTGGTGGCGATTTTTGGTGAGCAAGAGTCTCATGCCGTTTACGTTTTGGGTGAACAGAACGTCAGTCGCTTGGATGTGGTGAACTACATCTCCCACGGCATCTCGAAAATTTCTGAAGATGAAAGTGGGGAAGAGGATGAAGCGATGCCCAACAGTTCAGAGGGCAGTGAAAAACCACGAGAAACCTCTCCCTTGGAAAAATTTGCCACGCTGCTGAATAAAAAAGCGGAACAGGGCAAAATTGATCCCCTCATCGGTCGTGAAGAGGAGTTGGAGCGCGCCACTCAGGTACTCTGTCGGCGACGTAAAAACAACCCGCTGCTGGTGGGTGAAGCAGGGGTGGGTAAAACCGCCATTGCGGAAGGTTTGGCGAAAAAAATCGTTGATGGTGAAGTGCCTGATGTGCTTTCCGATGCGAAAATTTATTCGCTGGATCTGGGCTCTTTGGTCGCCGGTACCAAGTATCGTGGTGATTTTGAAAAACGTCTCAAAGGCATTTTGACTCAACTTAAACGTGAACCGGATGCGATTCTTTTTATTGATGAAATTCACACCATCATCGGTGCCGGTTCGGCTTCCGGTGGGGTGATGGATGCGTCTAATCTGATCAAACCGATGTTGGCCAGCGGTGAATTGAAGTGCATCGGTTCGACGACCTATCAAGAATATCGCGGGATTTTTGAGAAAGACCACGCATTGGCGCGTCGCTTTCAGAAAATTGATGTGCCTGAACCCACAGAAGAAGAGACCATCAAAATTTTACACGGTCTTAAAAGCCGTTTTGAAGAGTTTCACGATATTGAATACAGTAATCCTGCATTGGTGTCGGCGGTGGAGCTGTCGAGTAAATACATTAATGATCGTCGTTTGCCCGACAAAGCCATTGACGTGATTGATGAAGCAGGCGCGTATCAGCGTTTGCAGACCTTGGAGTCGCGCAAAAAACGCATTGATGTGGAGGAGATCGAAGCTATTATTGCCAAGATTGCTCGTATTCCAGCCAAAACCGTCTCTTCATCGGATTTGAAAGTTTTGGAAAATCTGGAGCGGGATCTGAAAATGCTGGTGTTTGGCCAAGACGAAGCGATTTCGGCGTTGGCTTCTTCGATTAAGATGTCCCGTTCCGGTTTGGGTAACGAAGACAAACCGGTGGCCAACTTCCTCTTTGCAGGTCCCACGGGCGTGGGCAAAACCGAAGTCACCCGTCAGCTTTCAAAAGTGCTGGGCATTGAGTTGATTCGTTTTGATATGTCCGAATACATGGAAGCTCATACGGTTTCACGTTTGATTGGCGCGCCTCCTGGTTACGTTGGTTACGATCAAGGGGGGTTGTTGACCGAAGCGGTGATTAAACATCCTCACGCGGTGTTGTTATTGGATGAAGTGGAAAAAGCCCACCCCGATGTCTTCAACCTGCTGTTGCAGGTGATGGATCACGGTACCTTGACCGACAACAACGGTCGTGAGTCGGATTTCCGCAACATCATTTTGGTTATGACCACCAACGCCGGTGCTCAGGCGATCAGCCGTTCGACAATGGGGTTTATGCAGCAGGATCACTCCAGTGATGGTTTGGAGATCATCAAACGCAGTTTTTCACCGGAGTTCCGCAATCGTTTGGATTCGATCATTCAGTTCAGAAGTTTGGATCGTCGCACCATCAGCCATGTGGTGGACAAGTTTATTATTGAGCTGGAGGCACAATTGGAGCAGAAACAGGTTCTGTTGTCGATTGATGAAGAGGCGCGTGATTGGTTGGCCGAGAACGGTTTTGATGCCAAAATGGGTGCCAGACCGATGGCGCGGGTAATTCAAGAGCACATTAAAAAACCACTGGCCAACGAATTGCTGTTTGGTGGTTTGACTGAGGGTGGTCGAGTTAAGATCAGCTTAGCGGGAGATAAGTTGGCGATTGAAGTGCTTAAAGAAGCCGTAATCGACAACGCTGATTCATAG